AAAAAGACTTTATCGCTACACTAACGCCTTGTTGCGGTTATGTATATCCCTAAATCACTATAAATTGGCATTATTTTACCTAAAATAAAAAGATAGCTCATAACGACGTTTTTTGCTATGGTAAATCTTTAATGTTCGACAAATTTTTGTCACTCTTCTTCCTTTATTCTAACGATAATTGCTCCTATTATGACTACTAGCGCCATGCCCCAAATTAATCCTGAATACGTCCATTGGTTCCGCAACTCTGCGCCTTACATTAATACTCATCGCGGCAAGACGTTCGTGATTATGTTTGGTGGTGAAGCGGTCAAACACCCTAATTTTAGTACTCTGATTCATGACTTTGCGTTATTGCACAGTTTAGGTATCAATCTGGTATTGGTACACGGTGCACGCCCGCAAATTGAAAAAAATCTAATAGAAGCTGGCATTACTTCACCGTTACACCAAGATATTCGCGTGACGCCACGCGTTGCTATGCCGTCTATTCTGCAAGCGGTTGGCGCGATTCGTCTACAGCTTGAAGCGCAACTGTCTATGGGTTTAGCCAATTCACCGATGTATGGCTCACGTATTGATGCGGTTTCAGGTAACTTTGTTACCGCGCGTCCATATGGCATCCGTGATGGCGTTGACTATCAAATGACCGGTGAAGTACGTTCTATCGATGTTGATGCCATTAAAAATAACTTATTGCACAATCATATTGTGATTTTAGGCTCAATGGGCTATTCAGCAACGGGTGAGGTTTTTAACTTGCTCGCCGAAGATGTGGCACTTAGTGCAGCGGTGGCACTTGGCGCTGACAAGCTGATTTTGCTAGGCGAAGAAACGGGGATTAATGATAACGGTCGTTTATTGCGCGAAATGATTCCTAATGAAGTGGATCGTTTTTTACGTGGACGTGATTTGAATTGTGAGATTAATTATTTCTTACATTGTGCCAGTAGCGCCTGTCGTCAAGGGGTTCATCGCACGCATATCATCTCTTATGCCAAAGACGGCGCGTTGTTAGAAGAGCTATTCACCCGTGACGGTTCGGGCACTTTGATTAGTCACGACCCTTATGAAGAAATTCGCCGTGCCAATATTGATGATGTCGTCGGTCTTATTGAGTTGCTAAAACCACTTGAGGAACAAGGCATTTTAGTCGCCCGTTCACGCGAGCGTTTAGAGCAAGAAATTGAAAATTATAGCGTTATTGAACGTGATGGCATGATTTTGGGTTGTGCGTCACTCAATACCCTTGATGAGTTATCGGCAGAAGTCGCTTGCGTAGCCGTACATCCTGAATACCGTAGTGGTAGTCGTGGTGCTGATTTGCTGGCTTTTTTGGAGCAGCAAGCACGCAGTCATGGTCTGCATAAATTATTTGTGTTGACCACCCGTACCGCGCATTGGTTTGTCGAGCAAGGCTTTGTTGAAGTTGACGCCAGTGCCTTACCTGAAGCACGCCAGCAGCAATATCATAATGGTCGTAACTCTAAAGTGTTCCAAAAATTACTGTAATCTTCACGGTATCGCATTTTTTAGAATGTTAAACGATAAAAAGCCCTCATACCTAAATATGAGGGCTTTTTATCGTTTAAACCTTAAGCTATTAACCAATAATAAAAAATTGATTATTTTGCTTTCACTTTAAGTAGTTCAACAGTGAAGATAAGCGTGCTGTTTGGCTCAATACCGGCATTACCCGCTTCACCATAAGCAAGGTCTGATGGGATATAGAACTCGTACTTACCGCCTTCTTTCATCAACTGTAGACCTTCTGTCC
This genomic window from Psychrobacter urativorans contains:
- the argA gene encoding amino-acid N-acetyltransferase, giving the protein MTTSAMPQINPEYVHWFRNSAPYINTHRGKTFVIMFGGEAVKHPNFSTLIHDFALLHSLGINLVLVHGARPQIEKNLIEAGITSPLHQDIRVTPRVAMPSILQAVGAIRLQLEAQLSMGLANSPMYGSRIDAVSGNFVTARPYGIRDGVDYQMTGEVRSIDVDAIKNNLLHNHIVILGSMGYSATGEVFNLLAEDVALSAAVALGADKLILLGEETGINDNGRLLREMIPNEVDRFLRGRDLNCEINYFLHCASSACRQGVHRTHIISYAKDGALLEELFTRDGSGTLISHDPYEEIRRANIDDVVGLIELLKPLEEQGILVARSRERLEQEIENYSVIERDGMILGCASLNTLDELSAEVACVAVHPEYRSGSRGADLLAFLEQQARSHGLHKLFVLTTRTAHWFVEQGFVEVDASALPEARQQQYHNGRNSKVFQKLL